GTTTTGGTCCCCGTCAAACGCGTGGTGGACTTCAATGTCAAGGTCCGCGTGAAGTCGGACAACACGGGTGTGGACATCGCCAACGTCAAGATGAGCATGAACCCCTTTGACGAGATTGCCGTCGAGGAAGCGGTGCGCCTCAAGGAAAAAGGCGTGGTCAGCGAGGTGGTAGCGGTCTCCTGCGGCGTCGCCCAGTGCCAGGAAACCCTGCGCACCGCCATGGCCATAGGGGCGGATCGGGCCATCCTGGTGCAGACCGACGAAGAACTGCAGCCGCTGGCCGTGGCCAAGCTGCTCAAGGCGCTGGTGGACAAGGAGCAGCCGGGCCTGGTGATCCTGGGCAAGCAGGCGATCGACGACGACGCCAACCAGACCGGCCAGATGCTCGCGGCCTTGGCCGACCTGCCGCAAGCGACTTTTGCCAGCAAGGTCGAAGTGGCCGACGGCAAGGCCACGGTCACGCGCGAGGTGGACGGGGGCCTGGAGACCGTCAGCATCAGCACGCCCGCGGTCATCACCACCGACCTGCGTC
The DNA window shown above is from Comamonas sp. NLF-1-9 and carries:
- a CDS encoding electron transfer flavoprotein subunit beta/FixA family protein, with translation MKVLVPVKRVVDFNVKVRVKSDNTGVDIANVKMSMNPFDEIAVEEAVRLKEKGVVSEVVAVSCGVAQCQETLRTAMAIGADRAILVQTDEELQPLAVAKLLKALVDKEQPGLVILGKQAIDDDANQTGQMLAALADLPQATFASKVEVADGKATVTREVDGGLETVSISTPAVITTDLRLNEPRYVTLPNIMKAKKKPLETVTPADLGVDVAPRLKTLKVSEPPKRGAGVKVPDVATLVEKLRNEAKVI